In a single window of the Raphanus sativus cultivar WK10039 chromosome 9, ASM80110v3, whole genome shotgun sequence genome:
- the LOC108828634 gene encoding phosphoglucomutase, chloroplastic: MSSTYARFDTVFLLSRLAGAKYSPLWPSSSSSSSLLSSGIHLRAKPNSPLRSVTASSSSSGAIVSGSESIEIKSVPTKPIEGQKTGTSGLRKKVKVFMQDNYLANWIQALFNSLPLEDYKDATLVLGGDGRYFNKEASQIIIKIAAGNGVGNILVGQEGILSTPAVSAVIRKRKANGGFIMSASHNPGGPDYDWGIKFNYSSGQPAPESITDKIYGNTLSISEIKVAEIPDIDLSHVGVTKYGNFSVEVIDPVSDYLELMEDVFDFDLIRGLLSRSDFGFMFDAMHAVTGAYAKPIFVDNLGAKPDSISNGVPLEDFGHGHPDPNLTYAKDLVDVMYRDDGPDFGAASDGDGDRNMVLGNKFFVTPSDSVAIIAANAQEAIPYFRAGPKGLARSMPTSGALDRVAEKLKLPFFEVPTGWKFFGNLMDAGKLSICGEESFGTGSDHIREKDGIWAVLAWLSILAHRNKDKKSGEKLVSVADVVKEYWATYGRNFFSRYDYEECESEGANKMMEYLRDIVSKSKGGENYGNYVLQFADDFSYTDPVDGSVASKQGVRFVFTDGSRIIFRLSGTGSAGATVRIYIEQFEPDVSKHDVDAQIALKPLIDLALSVSKLKEFTGREKPTVIT, translated from the exons ATGTCGTCGACCTATGCGAGATTCGACACCGTTTTTCTCCTTTCTAGGTTAGCCGGCGCTAAGTACTCGCCGTTGTggccctcttcttcttcatcgtcgTCTCTCTTATCTTCCGGCATTCACCTTAGAGCCAAGCCGAATTCGCCTTTGCGATCGGTTACAGCATCTTCTTCATCGTCTGGTGCTATCGTCTCCGGAAGTGAAAGCATCGAG ATCAAATCGGTGCCGACGAAGCCTATCGAGGGGCAGAAGACTGGTACTAGCGGCCTCCGCAAGAAG GTGAAAGTTTTCATGCAAGATAATTATCTAGCCAACTGGATCCAG GCATTGTTTAATTCATTGCCGCTGGAGGACTATAAGGACGCCACTTTGGTTTTAGGAGGTGATGGTCGTTACTTCAACAAAGAGGCTTCTCAG ATAATAATCAAAATTGCGGCTGGGAATGGAGTTGGGAATATTTTAGTTGGGCA GGAAGGCATTTTGTCAACCCCAGCGGTTTCCGCTGTCATCAGGAAACGGAAG GCAAATGGAGGATTTATTATGAGTGCAAGTCATAATCCTGGTGGACCTGATTATGACTGGGGTATTAAG tTCAATTACAGCAGTGGTCAGCCAGCTCCCGAATCCATTACTGACAAAATTTATGGAAATACACTTTCA ATCTCTGAGATTAAGGTGGCAGAGATTCCCGATATTGATCTGTCTCATGTTGGAGTTACCAAATATGGAAATTTCAGTGTGGAAGTTATAGATCCTGTTTCAGACTACTTGGAGCTCATGGAG GATGTGTTTGACTTTGATCTCATCAGAGGTCTTCTTTCGAGATCAGATTTTGG GTTCATGTTTGATGCCATGCATGCTGTTACTGGTGCTTATGCGAAACCAATTTTTGTTGATAATCTTGGAGCCAAACCG gATTCAATTTCCAACGGAGTTCCCCTGGAAGATTTTGGGCATGGCCATCCAGATCCTAATTTGAC ATACGCAAAGGATTTGGTTGATGTCATGTATCGTGACGACGGGCCTGATTTTGGAGCAGCAAGTGATG GTGATGGTGACAGAAATATGGTTCTCGGAAATAAATTCTTTGTCACGCCTTCAGATTCTGTTGCTATCATTGCAGCCAATGCACAAGAAGCAATTCCCTATTTCCGTGCTGGTCCTAAG GGTCTAGCACGTTCTATGCCAACTAGTGGTGCCCTGGATCGTGTTGCCGAGAAGTTGAAGCTTCCTTTCTTCGAG GTTCCCACCGGATGGAAATTTTTTGGAAATCTTATGGATGCTGGAAAATTGTCAATCTGTGGAGAGGAGAGCTTTGGAACAGGTTCTGATCACATCCGTGAGAAGGATGGCATATG GGCTGTGTTAGCGTGGCTTTCGATCCTAGCTCATCGCAATAAGGACAAGAAATCAGGGGAGAAGTTGGTTTCTGTTGCAGATGTAGTGAAAGAGTACTGGGCGACATATGGAAGGAACTTTTTTTCTAGATACGACTACGAG GAATGTGAATCTGAAGGAGCCAATAAAATGATGGAGTATCTTCGAGATATCGTGTCTAAGAGCAAGGGCGGGGAAAATTATG GAAACTATGTCCTCCAGTTTGCAGATGACTTTTCATACACGGACCCT GTTGATGGAAGTGTTGCATCCAAGCAAGGTGTTCGGTTTGTCTTCACGGATGGATCCAGAATCATATTTCGTTTATCC gGAACTGGTTCAGCTGGTGCTACAGTTCGAATATACATTGAACAGTTTGAGCCAGACGTTTCAAAGCATGATGTGGATGCACAGATAGCTCTAAAACCTTTGATTG ATCTTGCATTGTCTGTATCAAAGCTGAAGGAATTCACAGGGAGGGAGAAGCCCACTGTCATTACATGA
- the LOC108851284 gene encoding uncharacterized protein LOC108851284, whose product MANIEKLQFPALEITGANYTAWITNMELHLDSEKILDTIKEGNKTASHEKAKAVIFLRKHLDENLTHDYARIKDPLDLWKALKERFDNQKKITLPHALDEWANLRFQDFEKVETYNSAILRIAAQLEYCGKPVTEAEMLEKTYQTFHKNHYVLQEQYRNRGYTRFSELAVALMIAEKNNELLIKNHNIRPTGTKAFPEVNATDVKNPERGNVSYRGRGRGRGYGRGRGHRFNRGNERSYNPKGRGSNTWNRSDRGKGNEAQENPTRKNENVCYRCGSKGHWSQVCRTPQHLCKLYQETIRGKAKEVNLNEHFEGTTSTYLESSDFMDDVDEATHQDN is encoded by the coding sequence ATGGCAAATATCGAGAAACTTCAGTTTCCGGCCTTAGAAATAACTGGGGCAAATTACACGGCGTGGATAACTAATATGGAGCTTCATCTAGATTCAGAGAAAATACTCGACACAataaaagaaggaaacaaaacGGCATCTCATGAAAAGGCTAAGGCCGTAATATTTCTGAGAAAGCACCTAGATGAAAACCTTACGCATGACTATGCAAGGATAAAAGATCCTCTAGATCTTTGGAAAGCCCTAAAGGAGAGGTTTGATAACCAGAAGAAAATAACTCTTCCCCATGCACTCGATGAATGGGCGAACCTGCGGTTTCAAGATTTTGAAAAGGTGGAAACGTACAATTCCGCTATATTAAGGATAGCGGCGCAATTAGAATATTGCGGTAAGCCCGTGACGGAAGCAGAAATGCTTGAGAAAACTTACCAAACGTTCCACAAAAACCATTATGTTCTACAAGAACAATACAGAAACCGTGGATACACGAGGTTCTCTGAACTCGCTGTAGCGCTCATGATAGCGGAGAAAAATAATGAACTCCTTATCAAAAACCACAATATCCGACCCACAGGAACCAAAGCATTTCCTGAGGTGAATGCAACGGATGTAAAAAATCCGGAAAGAGGAAATGTTTCCTatcgtggtcgtggtcgtggtcgtggttACGGTCGTGGTCGTGGCCATCGATTTAATCGTGGTAATGAAAGGAGTTACAACCCAAAAGGAAGGGGATCCAACACGTGGAATCGATCCGATCGTGGAAAAGGGAATGAAGCCCAAGAAAACCCTACTCGTAAAAACGAGAACGTCTGTTACAGATGTGGATCGAAGGGGCATTGGTCTCAAGTATGCCGAACTCCTCAGCATCTATGTAAGTTGTACCAAGAAACCATCAGAGGCAAAGCAAAGGAAGTTAATCTTAATGAGCACTTTGAGGGTACAACATCTACATACCTTGAGTCTTCTGACTTTATGGACGATGTCGACGAGGCCACTCATCAAGATAATTAA